A genome region from Coffea arabica cultivar ET-39 chromosome 7e, Coffea Arabica ET-39 HiFi, whole genome shotgun sequence includes the following:
- the LOC113702215 gene encoding chloroplastic group IIA intron splicing facilitator CRS1, chloroplastic isoform X2: protein MSHTLFFPRLSNTFHFSCNSGQIGKPILSSHPPTANLTPPSTQFSTINDENNIRSSSGIEPKNEELSLSSSKPSTSKPCSVIKAPTAPWMQGPLLVEPNQFLNLSDRPRSKKGSNFGRIEDHHPDQALTGKMGAGRGKKEMKKIFKGIKKLQDSKSLEKTHKKPEMVKFIFSPGELSRGGDSASVEGFISEREDEKMHAQKIVEESEVGFQLGKVEGEGKAKFGGKMPWDRGEKLVTWKVKKEKVVTAAELSLDEELLDRLRDEASRMRKWVKVMKAGVTQEVVHRVHAIWKNNELAMLKFDLPLCRNMDRAQEILEMKTGGVVVWRKQHALVIYRGGNYLSALKTSFDNCCRDTIIASEVNSSEHGLVGMMSEMDKKEENVLMNGSLYEKEADRLLDGLGPRFLDWWWRKPLPVDGDLLPEVVPGFMPPFRLCPPHARSQLTDDELTYLRKLARPLPTHFVLGRNRKLQGLAAAILKLWEKCHIAKIAIKWGVPNTDNKQMAYELKCLTGGILLLRNKFLIILYRGKDFLPSRVAELVTIREMELTECQLMEESARLRASETVTQIPSSKSANSGTLSEFLRIQSKHLGLGHGNGKAEVELEAEKEQLERELRDQQRKLFLLNKKIEKSAKRLADLNSLWRPAERDTDQEMLTQEERECLRKMGLKMVSSLVLGRRGVFNGVIESLHQYWKHREIVKVITMQKMLSQVVYTAKFLEAESGGILVSIDKLKEGHSIILYRGKNYRRPKLAPLNLPSRREALSRSLEMQRIGSLKFFAHQREQTVSDLQFKLRKIDLMGISETGKDETAAPQENISVLPSLLRSHVL from the exons ATGTCTCACACATTGTTTTTCCCTCGATTATCAAAtaccttccatttttcttgtaaTTCCGGCCAGATTGGTAAACCAATATTATCTTCTCATCCACCAACAGCTAATTTAACTCCCCCTTCCACACAATTCTCCACCATCAATGACGAAAACAACATCAGGAGCAGCAGTGGCATTGAACCCAAAAATGAGGAATTATCCTTATCATCATCAAAGCCTTCTACTTCAAAACCATGTTCAGTTATCAAAGCCCCAACTGCTCCATGGATGCAGGGTCCTCTTCTTGTTGAACCCAATCAATTCTTAAACCTCTCTGATAGACCAAGAAGCAAAAAAGGCTCAAACTTTGGCAGAATTGAAGACCACCACCCTGATCAGGCTCTGACTGGTAAAATGGGTGCTGGGAGAggcaagaaagaaatgaagaagatttTTAAAGGCATTAAGAAACTTCAAGACAGCAAAAGTTTAGAAAAAACCCACAAAAAACCAGAAATGGTAAAGTTCATATTCTCACCTGGAGAGCTCTCGAGAGGTGGGGACTCTGCATCTGTTGAGGGATTTATATCCGAGAGGGAAGATGAAAAGATGCACGCTCAGAAGATTGTGGAAGAATCTGAGGTTGGTTTTCAACTGGGAAAGGTTGAAGGTGAAGGGAAGGCAAAATTTGGCGGCAAAATGCCATGGGATAGGGGTGAGAAGTTGGTGACTTGGAAGGTGAAGAAGGAGAAGGTAGTGACTGCTGCTGAGTTGAGCCTTGATGAGGAATTGCTCGATAGGTTGAGGGATGAGGCTTCAAGGATGAGGAAATGGGTGAAGGTTATGAAAGCTGGAGTGACTCAAGAGGTTGTTCATCGAGTTCATGCTATTTGGAAGAACAATGAACTTGCAATGCTCAAGTTTGATCTTCCCTTGTGTCGAAACATGGACCGAGCACAAGAAATTCTTGAG ATGAAAACTGGAGGAGTTGTAGTGTGGAGAAAGCAACATGCTCTTGTCATTTACAGAGGGGGCAATTATTTGTCAGCTTTGAAAACCTCCTTTGATAACTGTTGTCGAGACACGATTATTGCCTCTGAAGTTAACTCTAGTGAACATGGTCTGGTTGGAATGATGAGCGAAATGGATAAGAAAGAGGAGAATGTACTGATGAATGGGTCACTTTATGAGAAGGAAGCTGATAGATTGTTGGATGGCTTAGGACCTCGCTTTCttgactggtggtggagaaaGCCTTTGCCAGTAGATGGTGATTTACTTCCTGAAGTGGTACCTGGATTTATGCCTCCATTTAGGCTCTGCCCTCCCCATGCTAGATCACAGCTGACAGATGATGAACTTACGTACTTAAGGAAGCTTGCTCGGCCATTGCCAACTCATTTTGTACTGG GAAGGAATAGAAAACTTCAAGGCTTGGCTGCAGCAATTTTGAAACTTTGGGAGAAATGTCATATTGCAAAAATTGCTATCAAGTGGGGAGTTCCAAACACAGACAATAAGCAAATGGCCTATGAGCTTAAG TGTCTCACTGGAGGAATTCTGTTATTACGCAATAAGTTTCTTATAATCCTTTATAGAGGGAAGGACTTTCTTCCTTCTCGAGTTGCAGAACTAGTAACAATAAGGGAAATGGAGCTCACAGAATGTCAACTTATGGAAGAAAGTGCACGGCTAAGAGCAAGTGAAACTGTTACTCAGATACCATCAAGCAAGTCTGCTAATAGTGGAACTTTATCAGAATTCCTCAGaattcaatcaaaacatttgGGCCTTGGACATGGAAACGGCAAGGCGGAAGTTGAACTGGAAGCTGAGAAGGAGCAACTAGAAAGGGAACTGAGAGATCAGCAGCGCAAGCTTTTTCTT CTCAATAAGAAGATAGAGAAATCAGCCAAAAGATTAGCAGATCTAAATTCCTTGTGGAGACCTGCAGAACGAGATACAGATCAGGAAATGCTGACAcaagaggagagagagtgtctcCGAAAAATGGGGTTAAAAATGGTCAGCAGCTTAGTTCTTG GAAGGCGTGGGGTTTTCAATGGTGTAATAGAGAGCCTGCATCAGTACTGGAAGCACAGAGAAATAGTGAAGGTGATTACAATGCAGAAAATGCTCTCCCAAGTGGTTTATACTGCCAAATTTCTTGAGGCTGAAAGTGGAGGGATACTGGTCTCTATTGACAAGCTTAAAGAAGGACATTCCATCATTCTGTATCGTGGAAAAAATTACAGACGCCCAAAGTTGGCACCTTTAAATCTTCCAAGTAGGAGAGAAGCATTGTCCAGGTCCCTTGAGATGCAGAGAATTGGT TCTCTGAAGTTCTTTGCACATCAAAGAGAGCAGACGGTATCTGATTTGCAATTCAAGCTG AGGAAAATTGATTTGATGGGAATATCTGAAACTGGAAAGGATGAGACTGCAGCGCCACAAGAAAATATATCAGTTTTACCTTCTCTGCTAAGATCTCATGTTTTATGA
- the LOC113702215 gene encoding chloroplastic group IIA intron splicing facilitator CRS1, chloroplastic isoform X1 — translation MSHTLFFPRLSNTFHFSCNSGQIGKPILSSHPPTANLTPPSTQFSTINDENNIRSSSGIEPKNEELSLSSSKPSTSKPCSVIKAPTAPWMQGPLLVEPNQFLNLSDRPRSKKGSNFGRIEDHHPDQALTGKMGAGRGKKEMKKIFKGIKKLQDSKSLEKTHKKPEMVKFIFSPGELSRGGDSASVEGFISEREDEKMHAQKIVEESEVGFQLGKVEGEGKAKFGGKMPWDRGEKLVTWKVKKEKVVTAAELSLDEELLDRLRDEASRMRKWVKVMKAGVTQEVVHRVHAIWKNNELAMLKFDLPLCRNMDRAQEILEMKTGGVVVWRKQHALVIYRGGNYLSALKTSFDNCCRDTIIASEVNSSEHGLVGMMSEMDKKEENVLMNGSLYEKEADRLLDGLGPRFLDWWWRKPLPVDGDLLPEVVPGFMPPFRLCPPHARSQLTDDELTYLRKLARPLPTHFVLGRNRKLQGLAAAILKLWEKCHIAKIAIKWGVPNTDNKQMAYELKCLTGGILLLRNKFLIILYRGKDFLPSRVAELVTIREMELTECQLMEESARLRASETVTQIPSSKSANSGTLSEFLRIQSKHLGLGHGNGKAEVELEAEKEQLERELRDQQRKLFLLNKKIEKSAKRLADLNSLWRPAERDTDQEMLTQEERECLRKMGLKMVSSLVLGRRGVFNGVIESLHQYWKHREIVKVITMQKMLSQVVYTAKFLEAESGGILVSIDKLKEGHSIILYRGKNYRRPKLAPLNLPSRREALSRSLEMQRIGSLKFFAHQREQTVSDLQFKLAKLMQRKIDLMGISETGKDETAAPQENISVLPSLLRSHVL, via the exons ATGTCTCACACATTGTTTTTCCCTCGATTATCAAAtaccttccatttttcttgtaaTTCCGGCCAGATTGGTAAACCAATATTATCTTCTCATCCACCAACAGCTAATTTAACTCCCCCTTCCACACAATTCTCCACCATCAATGACGAAAACAACATCAGGAGCAGCAGTGGCATTGAACCCAAAAATGAGGAATTATCCTTATCATCATCAAAGCCTTCTACTTCAAAACCATGTTCAGTTATCAAAGCCCCAACTGCTCCATGGATGCAGGGTCCTCTTCTTGTTGAACCCAATCAATTCTTAAACCTCTCTGATAGACCAAGAAGCAAAAAAGGCTCAAACTTTGGCAGAATTGAAGACCACCACCCTGATCAGGCTCTGACTGGTAAAATGGGTGCTGGGAGAggcaagaaagaaatgaagaagatttTTAAAGGCATTAAGAAACTTCAAGACAGCAAAAGTTTAGAAAAAACCCACAAAAAACCAGAAATGGTAAAGTTCATATTCTCACCTGGAGAGCTCTCGAGAGGTGGGGACTCTGCATCTGTTGAGGGATTTATATCCGAGAGGGAAGATGAAAAGATGCACGCTCAGAAGATTGTGGAAGAATCTGAGGTTGGTTTTCAACTGGGAAAGGTTGAAGGTGAAGGGAAGGCAAAATTTGGCGGCAAAATGCCATGGGATAGGGGTGAGAAGTTGGTGACTTGGAAGGTGAAGAAGGAGAAGGTAGTGACTGCTGCTGAGTTGAGCCTTGATGAGGAATTGCTCGATAGGTTGAGGGATGAGGCTTCAAGGATGAGGAAATGGGTGAAGGTTATGAAAGCTGGAGTGACTCAAGAGGTTGTTCATCGAGTTCATGCTATTTGGAAGAACAATGAACTTGCAATGCTCAAGTTTGATCTTCCCTTGTGTCGAAACATGGACCGAGCACAAGAAATTCTTGAG ATGAAAACTGGAGGAGTTGTAGTGTGGAGAAAGCAACATGCTCTTGTCATTTACAGAGGGGGCAATTATTTGTCAGCTTTGAAAACCTCCTTTGATAACTGTTGTCGAGACACGATTATTGCCTCTGAAGTTAACTCTAGTGAACATGGTCTGGTTGGAATGATGAGCGAAATGGATAAGAAAGAGGAGAATGTACTGATGAATGGGTCACTTTATGAGAAGGAAGCTGATAGATTGTTGGATGGCTTAGGACCTCGCTTTCttgactggtggtggagaaaGCCTTTGCCAGTAGATGGTGATTTACTTCCTGAAGTGGTACCTGGATTTATGCCTCCATTTAGGCTCTGCCCTCCCCATGCTAGATCACAGCTGACAGATGATGAACTTACGTACTTAAGGAAGCTTGCTCGGCCATTGCCAACTCATTTTGTACTGG GAAGGAATAGAAAACTTCAAGGCTTGGCTGCAGCAATTTTGAAACTTTGGGAGAAATGTCATATTGCAAAAATTGCTATCAAGTGGGGAGTTCCAAACACAGACAATAAGCAAATGGCCTATGAGCTTAAG TGTCTCACTGGAGGAATTCTGTTATTACGCAATAAGTTTCTTATAATCCTTTATAGAGGGAAGGACTTTCTTCCTTCTCGAGTTGCAGAACTAGTAACAATAAGGGAAATGGAGCTCACAGAATGTCAACTTATGGAAGAAAGTGCACGGCTAAGAGCAAGTGAAACTGTTACTCAGATACCATCAAGCAAGTCTGCTAATAGTGGAACTTTATCAGAATTCCTCAGaattcaatcaaaacatttgGGCCTTGGACATGGAAACGGCAAGGCGGAAGTTGAACTGGAAGCTGAGAAGGAGCAACTAGAAAGGGAACTGAGAGATCAGCAGCGCAAGCTTTTTCTT CTCAATAAGAAGATAGAGAAATCAGCCAAAAGATTAGCAGATCTAAATTCCTTGTGGAGACCTGCAGAACGAGATACAGATCAGGAAATGCTGACAcaagaggagagagagtgtctcCGAAAAATGGGGTTAAAAATGGTCAGCAGCTTAGTTCTTG GAAGGCGTGGGGTTTTCAATGGTGTAATAGAGAGCCTGCATCAGTACTGGAAGCACAGAGAAATAGTGAAGGTGATTACAATGCAGAAAATGCTCTCCCAAGTGGTTTATACTGCCAAATTTCTTGAGGCTGAAAGTGGAGGGATACTGGTCTCTATTGACAAGCTTAAAGAAGGACATTCCATCATTCTGTATCGTGGAAAAAATTACAGACGCCCAAAGTTGGCACCTTTAAATCTTCCAAGTAGGAGAGAAGCATTGTCCAGGTCCCTTGAGATGCAGAGAATTGGT TCTCTGAAGTTCTTTGCACATCAAAGAGAGCAGACGGTATCTGATTTGCAATTCAAGCTGG CAAAGTTAATGCAGAGGAAAATTGATTTGATGGGAATATCTGAAACTGGAAAGGATGAGACTGCAGCGCCACAAGAAAATATATCAGTTTTACCTTCTCTGCTAAGATCTCATGTTTTATGA
- the LOC113702216 gene encoding delta(7)-sterol-C5(6)-desaturase isoform X1 has product MDEEYLKLFVQETSFYNDIVLASLLPERWWAPLPHFFRGWLRNYIGGTLLYFISGFLWCLYIYHLRRNVYVPKDAIPSNKAMLLQIYVAMKAMPWYTLLPTLSEHMIENGRTKCFSRISDVGWLPYLLYLSAYLVFVEFGIYWMHRELHDIKPLYKYLHATHHIYNKQNTLSPFAGLAFHPLDGILQAVPHVVALVLLPMHFTTHIALLFMEAVWTANIHDCIHGKIWPVMGAGYHTIHHTTYRHNYGHYTIWMDWMFNTLRDPEEDEAKKP; this is encoded by the exons ATGGATGAGGAATATTTGAAGCTGTTTGTGCAGGAGACGTCCTTCTACAACGACATTGTTCTGGCCTCTCTCTTGCCGGAGAGATGGTGGGCTCCTCTCCCACACTTCTTCCGGGGATGGCTCCGCAACTACATTGGCGGCACCTTACTTTACTTCATCTCCGGCTTCCTCTGGTGTTTGTATATCTACCATCTCAGGCGAAATGTCTACGTTCCTAAAG ATGCTATCCCTTCAAATAAAGCCATGCTCTTGCAAATATATGTGGCGATGAAAGCAATGCCTTGGTATACTCTTCTTCCCACACTCTCTGAGCACATGATTGAAAATGGACGAACAAAGTGCTTTTCGAGAATAAGCGATGTTGGTTGGCTTCCCTACCTATTATATCTCAGTGCTTATCTTGTATTTGTGGAGTTTGGAATTTACTGGATGCATAGAGAGTTGCATGACATAAAGCCTCTTTACAAGTATCTTCATGCCACTCATCACATCTACAACAAGCAGAATACGCTATCTCCTTTTGCTG GTTTGGCATTCCACCCACTGGACGGCATACTGCAGGCAGTACCACATGTGGTAGCTCTCGTCCTGCTGCCCATGCATTTTACTACACACATAGCCCTCTTATTCATGGAGGCTGTATGGACTGCAAACATCCATGACTGCATACATGGTAAAATATGGCCTGTAATGGGTGCTGGTTACCATACAATTCACCACACCACATATCGCCATAATTACGGCCACTACACAATATGGATGGACTGGATGTTTAACACGCTTCGCGACCCTGAGGAGGATGAGGCCAAGAAGCCGTAA
- the LOC113702216 gene encoding delta(7)-sterol-C5(6)-desaturase isoform X2 has protein sequence MLLQIYVAMKAMPWYTLLPTLSEHMIENGRTKCFSRISDVGWLPYLLYLSAYLVFVEFGIYWMHRELHDIKPLYKYLHATHHIYNKQNTLSPFAGLAFHPLDGILQAVPHVVALVLLPMHFTTHIALLFMEAVWTANIHDCIHGKIWPVMGAGYHTIHHTTYRHNYGHYTIWMDWMFNTLRDPEEDEAKKP, from the exons ATGCTCTTGCAAATATATGTGGCGATGAAAGCAATGCCTTGGTATACTCTTCTTCCCACACTCTCTGAGCACATGATTGAAAATGGACGAACAAAGTGCTTTTCGAGAATAAGCGATGTTGGTTGGCTTCCCTACCTATTATATCTCAGTGCTTATCTTGTATTTGTGGAGTTTGGAATTTACTGGATGCATAGAGAGTTGCATGACATAAAGCCTCTTTACAAGTATCTTCATGCCACTCATCACATCTACAACAAGCAGAATACGCTATCTCCTTTTGCTG GTTTGGCATTCCACCCACTGGACGGCATACTGCAGGCAGTACCACATGTGGTAGCTCTCGTCCTGCTGCCCATGCATTTTACTACACACATAGCCCTCTTATTCATGGAGGCTGTATGGACTGCAAACATCCATGACTGCATACATGGTAAAATATGGCCTGTAATGGGTGCTGGTTACCATACAATTCACCACACCACATATCGCCATAATTACGGCCACTACACAATATGGATGGACTGGATGTTTAACACGCTTCGCGACCCTGAGGAGGATGAGGCCAAGAAGCCGTAA